A region of Oryzias latipes chromosome 18, ASM223467v1 DNA encodes the following proteins:
- the smim20 gene encoding small integral membrane protein 20, translated as MSKNIRIALIFGGFITTVAAALYPIFVYPLTHRDEYRQTQRINRSGINQEDVQPVGLKVWSDPFKPSEK; from the exons ATGTCGAAAAATATAAGAATAGCGCTGATTTTTGGGGGTTTTATAACaacagtcgccgctgctttatatCCTATTTTCGTCTATCCTCTGACGCACAGAGACGAGTACA GACAAACTCAGAGGATAAATCGGTCCGGAATAAACCAGGAAGATGTGCAGCCTGTGG GTCTAAAAGTTTGGTCTGATCCTTTCAAGCCTTCCGAGAAGTAA